The sequence CGGCACCGCCGATCACCAGACCGGCCACGAGGGGCACGAGAGAACGAAGGGAGGATGGCGCGGACATGACGGTGGCGGTGATGACGACCTACTGTGAAAGACGGATGAGAGGTTCATGAAATTTCGCCGCCGGTCGGTGGTGGCGTGTGTGACAAAAATGCTCGAATGGTAAAATAAATTGCCTTTTGAGAAACATGTTGATTGGGTGCGGTTTGTCGCCCGCATGTTGTTTCCAGGGTCAATTCGTGCCTGATGGTTTCCCAAAAAGCAAAATTATGAATCTTTGTTCATTCGTCATTCTGGGTTGTAGCCTTTTCGCTGCCACGGGTCACGCCGCCGTTACGACCGGGCTGGTGGCCTATTACGATTTCCAGGATCCCGCGTCGGGAGGGGCCATCGCCAACCGGGCTCAGGCGGTTGGTTCGGATTACGCGGGGCCGTTCGTGAACGCCACGGTGGTGGGCACCACTCCCACCAGCGGCTTCAGCGGCGATGCGGCGTTCAATTCCACGGGAGCCACCGGAGCCGGAAACACGTCGAACCGTTCCACCCTGCTGGCGGGGAACGCGGCGAACTTCACCCACACCAGCACGGACGCCATCAGCACGGGCGTCGGCACCGCCACGCTCGGCCAGAGTTACTCGATCAGCGCGTGGTACTTTGCCGCGCTCGATCCGAACCAAGCCGCGAGCCAGCGTTACTTCGTGTTTGAAGATGGCACGAACACCTCGCAGTTCGATCTCTCCTACGGTTCGCAGGCCGCGGCGGCCAATGCCACCAGCCTGGCGATGTGGTCGTACAACAACGGCGAAACCAACGCCGCCATTCAAGGCAGCGCGACCACCAATGCCTGGCACCACGTCGTGCAGGTCGTCACGCCGAACGGCGCGAATTCCACCATCGCCGTCTACATCGATGGCGTGCTTGCCGGCAGCTACACCACGACCAACGGCCAGCCGTCGTTCACCGACATCAACCTCGGCAACGCCCGCGATGGCCAGAGCCGCGGTTGGGACGGCATGATCGATGAAGTGGCGATCTACAACCGCGCGCTGGGCCAGTCCGATGTGACCGAGCTGCGCAATCTCGGGCTGGCAGGGCTGGCCGTTCCCGAGCCAGCCAGCGCGGTGCTGGGTGGCCTGGGTTCCCTGCTGCTGTGGCGCCGCCGCCGCGCCTGAGCGGGCGACATCACTCGCCGTCCTTGCCCTCGATCACCTGCTTCTGCTCGGCGGCGGTGAGTTCGCCGAGCCAGAGGTAGTTACCGCTGAAGTAGGCGCGGGCACCGTGGAAGGAGCCGGTGTTTTCCTCCGTGACCCGGATGGAGCCATTGTAATCGAGGCCATCGAGAAAGGTCAGCCAGGTGGGGTCCTTCTCGCCCTCGCCCTTGGTTTCGAACCAGCCGGTGCTGCCATTGACCTTCACCTGCCCGGCGATCTCGCCGGTGTGGGACGACGGCCCGCGCACCACGGAGAGGGTGAACCACGCATGGCCGTCCTTCTCCACGATCTCCAACAGGCCGCCGCGGCCATCCGAGTAGCGACCGGACCAGCCCTTGCGCTGGTCGAGCTTCTTCCATGCCTTCAGCCACGCGATGCGGGCCTCGGTGAGTTCCGCGGCACCGGTCCAGCGGTCCGGTGTGGCGTCGGTCGCATCACCGGTGCCGGGGCCGGTGGTGATGTAGTCGCGGTATTCGACCCAGCCGCGCTGGTCCTCCTGCATCTTCACGAAGAGGTCCGGACGCAGCTCCTTCTTCAGCGTGGTGAAGACGGTGTTGAGCGCCTTGTCTTTCTCGGCGAATGCGGCCTTGGCCTTCGCAAGGTCATCGGCCTGGGCCGTGAGCGTCCACGTGAGCACCAGCAATCCGGCGAGCCATTTCATCCTGCCACCCTAACCGCTGCCTCCCGGCGTTGGCAATGCGGTTCGGGCCGGGATTACTCGCCGGGGCAGGGCTCGCTGATGGATCCGTCCGGCACGCTGGTGGCCTGGTTGGCGAGCTGCTCGCGTTGTTCCGGGGTGGAAGGGTGGCGCCATTCCGCGTAGGCGGCGGCGAGGTCGCGGGAGTCCGGATGATCGCCGAGCCACGATTCGAACGCGGTGGCATCGCGGGTCGCCCACGTTTCCGCGATTGCGGTGCTGGCGAGGGTGCGCAGTTGAGTGTCCTCGATGTCGGTGGACCAGGCGGCGGCGGCGGGCGCGTCCTGGACTGTCCAGCGTTGCACGGTGGCGGCCAGCAATAGGGGCGAGTGCGCCGCCTCCATGGTGCCCGCGGCGAGCAGATCGATGGCGGCCGGGGCATCGACCGCGGCCAGGGCGGGGATGAGCCGGGTTTCGATGGCGGCGCGTTGCGAAGGACCGGTTTCGGCGTGGAGCAGGGCGAGGGCGGCGCGGGGATCGCGCTCGAAAAGGAAAGCGATGGCGAGCGCCACGGTTTCGTGGCGCAGCGGGTCCGCGACGATGAGGCGCGCGTACTGGAGCGCGAGTTGCGGATCGGTGCGGCCGTGTTCCGCGGTGAGGATGGAAAGCACCTCGTCGCGTTCGCTGGCGGGAAGTCCGCTCAAAAGCCGCGCGACCTCCTCCGCGGAGCGACCTTCGAGGCGGCGTGCGGTTTCCGCGGAGCTGCGGGAACCGCTCGGATGGCCGGTGGGGCGGGTCCGTGCCGGTGATCCGGAGGACGCGGGAGGCGTCCGATCCTGACGACACAGCAGGACCCCGCCGAGCAGCAGGGGCAGGGCGGCGGCGAGGACGAGTGGATGGCGGATGGACGGCATGGCGGGAGTGGCTCCGCGCCTGCTTCACGGGGAAGCAAACGCGGAGCCGTGGGTTTTTGGGTTTGGATGGGGGGAGCGGGAACGTCAGGGGGTGACCGTGACGTTGTCGAAGCCGGTGGTGCGGGTGCTGGAGTTGTTCAGCGCGCTCACGGCCAGGCCGACGTAGACCGAGCTGGCCATCGAAACGGTGGTGGTGCTCACCGTGGTCCACGTCGTGCCATCGGTGGAGGTGGCGGAGACGAAGGTGTCGCCGGTGCGGGTCAGCTTCACCCAGGTCGGAGTGGCGGCGGTCGCGCCATTGACTTCGGTGGAGGAGCCGCCGGTGGTGGTGCGGCGGGTGGTCACGTTCTTGGCGATGTCCGAGTGGAACAGGGTGCTGACGTGCTTCGATCCGGCAGTGAGGGTTTCACGGATCATCACCCCGGACTTGCCGCGGGCCTGGGAGGAGGTGGAGGAGGCCACCCGGGCCACGATTTCGCCATCGCCGGTCATCGGCTGGTAGACGTAGCGGAAGGCGTCCGCGGTGCTCCAGATGTCCGCGCCCGAGCCCATCAGGGTGTAGGTGGTGCCATCGAACGAGGTGCCGCCCACGGTGCCGACGCTGCCGATGTCCGCGCTGACCCACGGTGCCGCCGGTTGCGGGGCGGGGTTGACCATCACCCAGCCCTTCGCCTCGTAGTTGGCGGAGTCCTTGATGCGGTAGCTGAACCAATCGAGGCCGCTGGTGAACGACGAGGGCGCGGTGTAGATGAGCTGGTCGCGTCCGCCCGGGCCGGTGCCCACGGAGCGGGTGATGGTACCGCCCTTGTTCGAAGCGGTGTCGAAGGACGGGATCGTGATCGACTGGCCGTTCGAGTCGGAGTCGTTCGCCATCACGTCCAGGGTGATCGGGGTGCGGGAGGCATCCACGGTGGCGCGGTCCGCGTTCGCGCGCGGCGGCAGCGGATAAGTGTAGCCGCCGAGGTTGGTGAGGATGCCGGTCTTGGTGTTGCGGTGGGCGATGATCTTCGCCAGTTCGGAGCTGGAGAAACGGCTCAGCGCGTTGTCCGACATGATCGTCGGGCCCTCCGGCTTGCCGCCGCCCTCGTAGTGGCTGGAGCCCCAGTTGTGGCCCGCCTCGTGGCGCCAGATCACGGTGAAGTTGCCGTCGCTGTTCGCGCCATTGGCGCCATAGCGGCTGCTGGTGCCGATCACGCCGACATAGGCCAGCCCGCCGCCCGCGCCGGGGCGCACCAGCGCGGCGAGGTCGTAGGACGTGGCGGGCAGGGCGGTGGAGAGCACGTTGTTCCAATGGTCCCGCATGCCGGGCAGCAGCACGCTGAGGTCGGAGGAGCCGGCGTAGGGATCATCGGCGGTGCTGGTGCGCACGATCACGCGGCCGAGCTGCATCTTGATCGCCGCGTCCCGCAGGTAGACGGCATCGGTCTCGATCAGGCAGTACTCCGCCATCTCCAGCGCGTTGTCCACGTTCGAACCGGTGGCGGTGTAGTAGGACGGCGTGAGGTCGAGCGCCACGTCCGCGGCATAGACCGAGGAACCGGCGCCGCCCGCGGGGGCAACGGTGGTGGGATAGATCGGGGTCCAGCTCGCGGCGGCGGGAATCGTCATCGAAAGCGTGGTGCCGCGCCAGGTGGTGCCGTCCTCGAAGATGATCGAGGTGCGCAGGCTGCCGTCATCGCGGAGCTGGGCCGCGGCGATCGCGCCGGGATAGCCGGTCACGGTGCCGAGGTAGGTGCGGTTCGGGCGGGACGGCGTGTGGGCGGTGTAGGCCCCGCCCGCGGCCTGCGAGTAGACGCCGAAGTTCGGGCCGCGCACGTCGTGCAGCGAGTAGTTCACCGTGAGGCTGCCACCGGTGTAGGTGTAGGTCTTGGTCAGCGTGGAGGGCGGGGCCTGCGCGCCCGCCAACGACGAGAGTCCTAGTAACAAGCCGGCCGGTGCGGCCAGGAGGCGGGTGGTGGAGACGGCGTGGCGGAGCGCGCCGCGGGTAGACCTGCCGTGGCAGGGTGCAAGGGTTTGGGTCATGATGGGTTTTTGCGTTTTGCACGGAGCCCGTGTCTTCCGTCGTCGCCGCCGGGATGGCGGATAGGTCGGATTCGGTTTCTCCGTGGGGCCTCGTAAATGCCTCACCCCGAACAAAGTGCAATGGTTTCGCATCCTCCAAAATCCAACTTCGATGGTCAAAAAATACAACTTCCGCGGTTTCCGGCTGGTCCGGGGATCGAACCACCCTGTATGCATGATCGGTTATTTGCTCAGTTTGCTTTTTTGTTATGAGAGACAGGGAGATGCAGGGATATCCCGGCAGGCCGCGCACGCTCGCGGTGTTGCTCGGCGTCCATGACGCACAGCTTCACAAGGGCATCGCCGATTGGGCGCGGGAGCACGAGTGGGAGATCGACACCGGCCTGATGTCGCCCGCGCCCTTGCCTTCGGTCCATGATTGGGATGGCGTGCTGGCCACCGTGTACCGCGCCGAGGTGGCGGAGTGGCTGCGCCATTTGCGATGTCCGGCGGTGCGGATGCTGCAGGCCAGGCCGCTGGACGAGGAGTGGCTGCTGCGCGCGGTGCCGAAGGTCGATTGCGACTACGAGGCGATCGGGGCCGCGGGAGCCGAGCACCTGCTGGCGCTGGGGCAGCCGCACTTCGCCTTCTACCGCCGCCACCGCGGCGCGGACGCGAAGGCGATGGAGCGCGGGTTCCGCGCGGTGATGC comes from Luteolibacter sp. LG18 and encodes:
- a CDS encoding LamG domain-containing protein; amino-acid sequence: MNLCSFVILGCSLFAATGHAAVTTGLVAYYDFQDPASGGAIANRAQAVGSDYAGPFVNATVVGTTPTSGFSGDAAFNSTGATGAGNTSNRSTLLAGNAANFTHTSTDAISTGVGTATLGQSYSISAWYFAALDPNQAASQRYFVFEDGTNTSQFDLSYGSQAAAANATSLAMWSYNNGETNAAIQGSATTNAWHHVVQVVTPNGANSTIAVYIDGVLAGSYTTTNGQPSFTDINLGNARDGQSRGWDGMIDEVAIYNRALGQSDVTELRNLGLAGLAVPEPASAVLGGLGSLLLWRRRRA
- a CDS encoding lysozyme inhibitor LprI family protein, whose translation is MKWLAGLLVLTWTLTAQADDLAKAKAAFAEKDKALNTVFTTLKKELRPDLFVKMQEDQRGWVEYRDYITTGPGTGDATDATPDRWTGAAELTEARIAWLKAWKKLDQRKGWSGRYSDGRGGLLEIVEKDGHAWFTLSVVRGPSSHTGEIAGQVKVNGSTGWFETKGEGEKDPTWLTFLDGLDYNGSIRVTEENTGSFHGARAYFSGNYLWLGELTAAEQKQVIEGKDGE
- a CDS encoding zinc-dependent metalloprotease family protein; translation: MTQTLAPCHGRSTRGALRHAVSTTRLLAAPAGLLLGLSSLAGAQAPPSTLTKTYTYTGGSLTVNYSLHDVRGPNFGVYSQAAGGAYTAHTPSRPNRTYLGTVTGYPGAIAAAQLRDDGSLRTSIIFEDGTTWRGTTLSMTIPAAASWTPIYPTTVAPAGGAGSSVYAADVALDLTPSYYTATGSNVDNALEMAEYCLIETDAVYLRDAAIKMQLGRVIVRTSTADDPYAGSSDLSVLLPGMRDHWNNVLSTALPATSYDLAALVRPGAGGGLAYVGVIGTSSRYGANGANSDGNFTVIWRHEAGHNWGSSHYEGGGKPEGPTIMSDNALSRFSSSELAKIIAHRNTKTGILTNLGGYTYPLPPRANADRATVDASRTPITLDVMANDSDSNGQSITIPSFDTASNKGGTITRSVGTGPGGRDQLIYTAPSSFTSGLDWFSYRIKDSANYEAKGWVMVNPAPQPAAPWVSADIGSVGTVGGTSFDGTTYTLMGSGADIWSTADAFRYVYQPMTGDGEIVARVASSTSSQARGKSGVMIRETLTAGSKHVSTLFHSDIAKNVTTRRTTTGGSSTEVNGATAATPTWVKLTRTGDTFVSATSTDGTTWTTVSTTTVSMASSVYVGLAVSALNNSSTRTTGFDNVTVTP